GTGGGAAATTCAGAGTGATGGTCCCAACCAACTTATTCTTCAGTCCCCtcaaattattttttgcatgtgtagcctttttttttttttttatagagccGAGGTCACATATCCAAAAGTGACCCATTCCCACTTTTATTAAAaagccctcacttatggcagaggaatacccaaaaaaaaaaaaaaaaacaaagacccTGAAATCTTAAACCTCAGGGATAAAGATTCCCCAATACCCAACAATCAATCCCacaacccaaaaacaaaattcaACATTGAATAAAAGGAACACCAAGTTTATCCAATTGAAGAATGCCCTGAATAGGACCATGCAAAAAGGAGTCATCACGAAAATCTAAATTAATTCCTTGCGTGCCTTGTTTAGCCAGAAAGTCTGCAGCCATATTTGCCTCTCTAAAAGTGTGTTGAAAGCGAACATTAAGCTCCTCCACAATAGTTGtaatttcctcccaaaaattCCAAAGGAACCAATATTTACACACTCCCGACGCCAGCCGCCCAACTATGACCATTGAGTCCGACTCTACCAAAACATCTCTCAATCCCAGTTGCCGACACAGCTGAAGCCCAAAACATGTGTTGCCTAATTATGTAGATTGTTCAATCATCACAGATGTAGTTTTATGTGGATAGCTTATCATTGTAGGTAAACCCCAAAACATGTTTATCAACATCATTCATTACATCGTTGATCATTATGATCAACACtctgtctccctctctctctctctgcattgATGCATGGTTATTGTGATTGCAGGCTCTTTCAAAAAGAATCCATTATGGTAAATTTGTTGCAGAGGCCAAATTTCAAGCCTCTCCAGGTACCTATGAAGCTGCCATTAGAGCACAGGTACATAATCTTTCTTGCTGTACTACTCCTGTGCAATGCACTTCGTGGGTATCGTTTAAATGGTTTCTAACTCCATCActctattctttttcctttttttttatttccggGGTGGTGTATTGGATTTTGCAGGACAGACAAAAACTGATGGATATGCTGACATATCCAAAAGTGGAAGACCTAATCAAAAGGAGAGTAGAAATGAAGGCCAAAGCTTATGGCCGGGAGGTGACACTGAATGTAGAGGAAGATGTAGCTGAAGCTGAACCGATATATAAAATAGTACCAAGCTTAGTGGCTGATTTATATGGTGACTGGATCATGCCATTAACAAAGGAAGTTCAAGTTGAGTATCTACTCAGAAGGTTAGATTGAATAGAGAGTtcgaataaaaaggaaaaaaaattgtgtgtGGATAGGGGCTTTTGATGGTTGTATTTGTGAGTATTGTAGGTAAAAGAGACTCAGACACGCTTTGATTATGAACTGTGATATAATTTTGTGAATGGGGTGCTTGCTTCTGCATGTATCCAATAATATACATGATACATCCCTCGTTTGCTCTGTCTTGTTACTGGTCTTAAGCTAGATACAAATCCATGACTAATTGCAACCCTATCCCTCGCCTCTTCTTTAAGACATGAGACCATCTCCACAATCGATTAGACTTGGCCATTTGTTTTATCTTCCTTTTCCTATGATGATTCTTGTAACCAGCTTTTGGCCTTTTGAGACAATCACATGAGCTTCTAATGGCGTGTTCGGCACAATGATAACAACTACCGTGGGTGAGGTTCCATGAGCTCCAGTTTTTATCAAATTGAGAGACAGGCTCATTAGCCCACCATCTTGCATCTATCTACCCAAACAAGCCAAAATTATTTTGCTTATTTTGTTCACTTCATGTGCTGTTTGCTTGGTGACCATTATAATTGTAGTTAAACTATAATTAACAACTCAATGATAAAGATGTGGCCCTTTCCCTACCCATCTCCAATTTAAATCGGTACCACAATGACATCGAAACTCGTGCTCTCAAGTCTTGTACAGTTCATTTAAAATCCGCCACATACTTCTTACATAAGATCACGGGTAACCCATATggagcatttatatatataaataaaaaagttttcttTCAAAGAAACCTCGCTCGTTCTTAAATaggattttatttataaaaagaattccCCAAACATGGGAAGaaggaaatatttttctatCTTGATTATTGATTGTAAAGCAAATTGAATGTTCACTTCATAAAAGGTAagagttgtttttttatttttttatttttcagtttataGCACTTCTTTATTTGCTTTAACAATAAAAGTGTTAACAgtcataataaaattttataaaaataaatttacaaattaatataattttatataatacgttaaatactttataataaaaattaatttgtaatctaatgtattatatcaagatatattaatttatgaatttattcttatgaaatctctttataactaaaacacttatcttttaaaaaataaaaaataaaatgaattttaaggaAATTTCGAACTTGCAAATGTATACAATATGAACGAACAAAACTgtaaaatagtaattaatttagaatGTAATCCATCAAACAGACGGAGACTGTACTGTAGCGGATATGGAAGTAACGGTAATAAGCCAAACCCAATAGATTAGAAAAAAACCCAATATagtgagagagacagagagccTTCCAGAGAgacttggagagagagagagagagagcgagagagcgCAATGGAGGGAGTGAAAAGAGGGACTGTGTATGGGCCACTGACCATGGCGGTGGTGATGATGTGCGCGGTGGTGGTAATGGTACCGGGAGTCTCGGCTACTCGCTGGACTGTGGGAGCGAACATGGGTTGGACCACCAATGTTAACTACACTATTTGGGCTCAGGACAAGCACTTCTACAATGGCGACTGGCTGTgtaagttctctctctctctctctctctctctctctctctctatgtgagTGTCTATGTGCGTGCACGCGTTTAAGTTTAGATCTACTCTGTCCTAAGTACAGCTTCCTTTGCTCTCTAACAGTATTTCATAGCTCACATTACGTCCTTCAAATCTTAGTGTGGTTTTGCAGGATGTTGCAGGTAAATTAGACAGATCTAACTGGGTTGTGGAGTACTTGTTCTTTTTATCTGTCTTGTGCTACTATTATTTCTGCTTAATTGTTGTTTTTTGTATGTGAAACTTAAAATTCAAGGCTCCTTGTCTCTGCTGGGCTTATACCGGCACTCAAATTCAATTGTTTTCTGTGTTTTGAGTTCTTTATTGCTTTGTTCTTTCACCGTCCTTGCTTGGATCTACGGACAAAGATAGTTCTTAATTGAGGATTACTGTGTGGAACAGCTCTTCATTTTCCTTACTTTCTTGAACTTGCTTGGATTGGCTTCTGTTGGTGTGAAATGTATAAAGTACCCATCTTTACTCTTACGAACTTTTCcttgggtattttttttttaattaattgtaaaTCTCCTTCTTTTTGGATCTTGATATTACTTTCATTGTCGTTCTTTTTTATTGGTACTAGGATTCGGTTGTTGGCTTTCCTTGTTTGAATTTGTGAGTCTGAACAGTCTTGTAGCCATTATGCTTGCGGCTGAATTTTAAGGCGGGACTATCTACTTGTAACATTTGGCACAAGCAAACCATTTCAATCACTTTTCTTCCGATTCTAATGCTCTAAAAGGATGGATTCGTGTACGAACTGTAACTTTTCTCCCGATTATTAACACatgttatttttcttaaatatgtaatattcaccTTGTCTTGTTCTGCTAGAATTTCTGTTATTTCGTTTATATAATGTTGCTGAACTATTAAGTCATAGGATTGGTTACTTTCGATTCCATTAACCCACATCGAAATTTGGCTATCTGACCATTTAACGCTGTTGGGTAACTGTTGTTTTCTCCAGTTTTTGTGTATGACAGGAACCAGATGAATGTGCTAGAGGTGAACAAGACGGACTATGAGACATGCAATTCAGATCATCCTCTTCACAATTGGACTACTGGAGCTGGAAGGGATGTGATTCCACTAAATGTGACTCGACATTATTACATCATTAGTGGCAAGGGTTTCTGCTATGGAGGAATGAAGCTAGCTATACGTGTGGAAAACCTGCCACCTCCTCCCACATCTACCCCTTTGAACGAGAAGAGCAGTTCCCCTAGTTTAACTTCCAGAAGCAAGATTGTTTTGCCAATGGTTTTTGCCATTGGAGCAGTATGGGATGCATTTCTCCGGTTCAGGTACTAAGCATGTTGATCTTCAAGATTTAGCATTTTCGTGAAGGTATCAAAATTACTTTTAGACAGTCTTTAGCCAGTTTGTGAAAGGAATTGAGTTGTCTCCCTCTTTGGTGTTTCTTTTGTGgggtaatttattttgtttcttttcatgGTAGTTGGCCTTCAAGTTTTCAATTGGGTGTTGTTACTGATTAGGTAGTGACTGAGTTGTCCGACATAATGACTGTAACACTatgaaatggttttttttttctttaaaaaagaagaagagcgaaatggttttatttgttgggGGATTCAGATGCGTAATCTGAGgagcatttcttttcttttcttttcttttttcttgtaattTGTGGATCTGTTTGCAAGTTTATGAATCAAATGGATTTGTGGGGCCTTGAACCACGTGGTTGTTTTACCTTGCCAATTTTCCCCCCTTGGAATGTACTGCTGCTACTTCCTTTTATGACCCAAACATGGCTCATATTGATATTGATGTAAATATATCATACTCATCCAAGGGctagcatgagagagagagagagagagagagagagagagagagagagaggatccaGGCCATCCTGGTCCTATGCTGCCACTTGAAATTGCACAAATAAAAAGTGTTTTACTTTACTCGATTAAATGACATCATGATTTCATGGCAAAAAATGCTCCATTTCATCTTAATAATGCTACTCAACTCCCACAcaccatattttttaaaaaattttaaattttttaatatatatttttttagtttattctttttaaactaattaaattcttttattcattatccatatattaaatatttgacaaaagaaaaaaataataaaaattaaaaaaagtgtggCGTATGGAGATTGTGTGAATAGTAGGAAGTTGTTGTAgcttttttcatttcatcttgtCTTTAAGGCAGCAACATGCTTCTTGatataaaaagttttaaaactcaaaactgagtaGAATTTAAACAATTGATCTTAATttaggaaaacaaaaacaatcgagCCCTGAAAACTGATTAATGGATTATAATATGAAaggaatgcataaaaaatatttaattgttatagctAATATGAATTCCGATTTGCCCACTAATTGATTCGTAAAAGAAAACTCACATCCGTAATATCCTCGTTCAAATCCACGAGATACAGCTAATTAATCATCCTCCACCACCCCCACCTACGTTTTAAATGCAAGAAACCCAGATCGCATACCTATTAGCAAATTCCTTTCCCTTTTGCTTCTTAGTGCAAGGCAAGGGAAGCAAACTCTTATCTTCTGATCAGTTGCCATAAAAAGGTAACCATACGCAGAATTTTAACCCCTCTGATCACATGATTAATGTGTCCAACTATCCCCTTTAAAGCATTGTACGCAATCTCGCATCAAATGGGTTATGACACACGTGTACAAGTGGGTTCTCACCGTTGCCAACCATGCAGATTTACGTTTGATTGACTCTGTTTACCGTTTTGAGGTTAAACCCAGCCCGTATCTCCGATTTTGATTCGCTCCTACAAGTACTccgatatttttaaatagactcCTCGTGTGTTGGGATGCAGAGGGATCATCGAGAGAGAAATTGAGTGAGTGAGTGAAAGAGATGGAGGGTTTGGCCAGGAAAGGAGGAGCTTTCAAGGGGATAATGGTGGTGTTGATGATAATGGGGTGGCAAACGTGCGCTCTGGCGATTCTAATTCGGGTTGGAGGAGTACAAGGGTGGAATCAGAACGTAAACTACACTGTCTGGTCCAGTCATCAGCATATCTACGTTGGCGATTGGCTCTGTAATCTCCCtgatctctctcactctctctcattATTTGAGTTGTTCAGTTTATGCTAGTCATGTTTTGGTCTTAATTTACATGATTAATTTTTGGGCTGCTGGGTTTATTATTAATGTACGacgttattaatttatgtttggtttCTCAAGATTTCATCTTTGACAAGCATTACTATAATGTTCTGGAGGTGAACAAAACAAGTTATGAGAACTGTAATGACCAAGGTTTCATAAACAACATTACGAGAGGCGGTCGAGACGTGTTCCAAGTGAAAGAAGCAAGGCCGTATTACTTCCTATCCAGCGGAGGCTATTGCTATCATGGAATGAAGGTTGCTGTTAACGTGGAAGATCAAGCCCCAGTGCCGAGTCCAGCGCCTGCTTCTGCTCAAAACGAAAATGCTTCTCCAACGAATAAACCCGCCCCATTGATCCTGATCTCCATCACTACTCTTTCCATTGCTTTTATATCGGTCGGCGGCCTCTTGCTCAAACCATGATGAATATCGCTCGATCgtttaatgatataattatatatatggtacCGTGTCGAGGAAAGGAATCACcactattatataataaatacatataatattgaAGGGTTAGGAAAGAATTCATGGGTGATGATATATCAATATATGTATGGTAATATATGTAGCTGCAGTTGCCTTTTGAGGAAATTAATGAAGCGTGTCGAACATCGTGAGAACAACATGATCATGAACTGTGAAGTTTTGCTTTTTCGTACTTGAGATCATCAATTGGCTGGCATGAAATTGATTGCCAGTTCCTAAACATAGAAACACCGAATATTTTgtcatttcaaatttgaaatgtaCATGCTATATATATGCAAGGTTCTGTTCATAGTTTTAATTTGAGAAATAATTTGTCTAAGGGTAATAATGTTACGTACAGttatttatgtgtattttatGCACACttcattaatgtgattagttgtatcaatttttttgttaatactcaaccaatcacatcagtaaagTGTAcaaaagaatacgtaaaagtaactatatatagaatttttatttatcaaaaagtcGATTTGCACTCGGCAATGGGTACCCCTACGTACATGTCCCTCCACGTGTACAAATGAAATGGTGTGTTTCGTATACACCAGTTCTCCCCCCTTCCCTTTGTCACAGAGAGAGCAAACAGGATAATAATCTACTTCTCATAGCTTCGAATCTCCATTCTCTCCAAGACAAAATAACTTATCAAAGCTTGAAGTAATTATTCAGATACATCATATTGAACTGCTAAATCTTCTCCAAGAACTCAGCCTTATTATTCATCTGCATCTCCTTGTTACAAAACCCAATACTGATTTTTCACATAATAACTGCTTCTCTCACtgaagcttctctctctctctaagatcAAGCTTTATCATCTCCTTCCCGAAGCTTTCGTTAATTCTTTCTGTATCTGTCTGAAGATTGTCTCTTTTCTCTTCGGTGAGATCGTGGATTGCCTTCTCTACAACCACAAGTGAGTATTTTATATTGCAAATTCTCATCCTATCTTCAAAGTTCAACATGATCGGTAATAAAATAAcggtaaaatatttttctcttttattttttctccttgaAATTTCTGGAAGGGTTCGATATTTTATGTTTGGTTATCTGGAAATCGGGAAAAGATTATGAAAGTGAAGGAATTTTTTAAGTGAtgataaattttcttttgggtGTACAGGAGTTGGGATAAAAGTCTTATAAGAAATTTTCTTGGGCACAAATTCGACTTGGTTTCTTGAAAAGACGTTTTTCTTCTTGAGTGCAGATTTCTCTGAGTTTCTTGAGagactgattttatttttttatttttatatatcggCCACATCAGCCGATTACACCAAAGGTACCCAACCCCGGGTACCTGTAGcggttttgtttatttatataattttaagatgtgcaaattttttgtattattttatttaaaaaaaatggataaatttaAGACCTATgtaaaacaatttatttatttttaatagtggatgtggactcaatttttattaaaagaaatacgcaAATCTCATAAAccttaaaactatatataacattactcttttaataAACATAAGGAATTTGCAACCGAAGAATAAGAtcatctctaattttttttgcaACAGTTGTTTGTGCAATGTTATAAGATCGAGTGTTTCGCCTCAATCGCCACAGATGGTACTGGGCCGCAAGCTCGGTCGTGGGCTGAATTGGGCCTCTTCAAGATTTTACAATCTCAAAAGAAAGCGGCAAGCTCGGCCCGTTATCAATTGCGGCAAACTCCTTAATACCGCTATTACGTTCCGAATCATCCGTGATACCCCGTCACCGTTCTTTTTCATCGTTGCCATCAGCGAGAGCATGAGCTTCAGTtgtgaagggaaaaaaaaaaattggaacgAACATTTGGTGCGCCTCTGTAAAAGAAGGagggaaaaataattaaacttggTAGGAACTAGAGCGATGAGGGTGTCTACAACAGCGGGTTCATATGATTTCAAGCATCATATTCGAGCCTCTCAAGCCAACCCTCCAAGGTTTCCCTCTTTTCCCGCCCCATTTGCTCATTTagctgtaaatttttttatcttcttacAAAAGTAAAGGCTGATTACATAGATTCTTATGGTTTATTCATCGCCACTGCCATCATAAGCAATGTTTACAGCAATTGTCAAGGCGAGCAATGTGCTTTTCATCCTACAGCCACCCACATTCCTCTGTTGTCAATCCCAGCGTCACATAGAACCGTGGTTGGGGTTGCTCAGTGCTCTCAACACCACAATTACACATACATTACTTCATATTTTGTAGATATCTTTGTTGTATGGTGTTACTGGTTCGCAAGACAtgctctctcttctttctttttttttaaaaattgaatgaaGTTCATCAGTTCCTTACTTTATTGGGAGTGGCTTCATATTTGTAAAGAATGAAGATCGAGAAGAATTAAGAAGTTGGTTAGGATGAGCTTGCGATTGTCCACTTCTCATGTAGGATGCAAATTGTGGCAAGCAGCCAAGACAGCTAACCGGGTGCTTTTCCCTGCTCTAATGACCCACACTTTCCACAGTGACATACGACCTGAAGACAATTATGTATGCTTCAACGATCAAATCTCTGGTCGCCAGGAGGAGTCATCAAGACCAGTTGTTTTGGACCTATTGGTTTAGTTTCAAACCCATGGATCTTTACCCACCTCACACATCATCAACAAATTCATATCCTTTTGCGCCATATTGAGAGATATTGCTCTAGGAATCCAATGCCATTCACCTATTATCAAAATGGGTTTcagtttaaatatttatatatgcagTGCTCTAGTAGATATGTACGGTAAATGTGGTGAAATTTCAAGTGCTCGACAGGTGTTTGATGAAATGCCTCATAAAAGTGCAGTCACTTGGAATTCCCTGATTTCTAGTTATTTGCATTTTGGGTGCCCTGAAATCGctattaatatgtttttggagATGCTACGAGTGGGTATAACTGCAACACCATTCAGTGTCTCAGCGGTTTTGGTAGGTTGTTCCCAATTGGAAGCGAGAGGGCTTGGAACTCAGGTGCATTGTCTAAGCTTAAAAGTGGGGTTTATTGATAATGTTGCTGTGGGGACAGGTTTGATCGATGTGTATGCGAAGTGCTGGAGTGTGGATGATTCGAGGGAGGTTTTTGATAAGatgttggataaaaatattttaacttggAGTTCCAAGGTTATTGGCTATGCTCAGAATCAAGAACCTGATGAGGCAATGCTGTTAGTGAAACAAATGTTGTGTTTGGATCTTAAGCCAAGTTACATGACCTATAATAGTTTGCTAAGTTCATTTTCTAGGCCTAATTGTTTGGATCGTTGCAAGAAAATTTAGTGCCGAATAATTCGGGATGGTTTTGAGTCTAATGCATATATAAATGTCTCCCTTATGGTTGCATATTCGGAATGTGGTGGTAGCTTGGAGGACTTTCAGAAGATATGCTCAAGTGTCACAAGATGGAATCAAATCTCCTGGAATGCAGCCATTGCTGGGTTTTCCAATTTAGGATATGTTGAGGAGTCCCTGAAATGCTTCTTTGAAATGAGGCAGGGCGTTATTGATGTGGACTTCTTCACATTTACAAGCGTTCTAAAAGCAGTGGGAATTATTTCGGCTCTTGAAGAGGGGAAGCAGATCCATGCTCTTATTTTCAAAAGTGGGCATGCTGCAAATTTATATGTCCAAAATGGGCTTATTGCCATGTATGCAAGATGTGGCATCATTGATGATTCAAAGAGAGTATTTTTCTCAGGTGGCAAACATGACGTTATCTCCTGGAATTCTATGCTTTCTGGATGTGCTCATCATGGATATGGTATAGAGACTGTTCAATTGTTTGAACAGATGAGAAGAACTAACATCAAACCAAATAGTACCACCTTCCTGATTGTACTCACTGCTTGCAGTCATGCTGGTTTGTGGGTCAAAGGACTTGAGTACTTTAATTTGATGATAAACGATGAATTGGTTGAACCTCCCAAACTGGAACATTATGCTACAATCCTTGATCATTTTGGTCGAGCTGGGAATCTTAAGGAGGCTGAAGCCATTATCAATAGTATGCCAATAGACCCAGGACCATCTGTCTACAAAGCTCTGCTAAGTGCTTGTCGTGTTCATGGAAACAAGGAAATTGCTCCACGTTCTGCAAAGAAGCTCCTGGAGTTATGCCCCAATGATCCTGCAACTTATGTTCTTCTGTCAAATGTGTTGGTTACGTGGGGTTATTGGGATGATGCCGCTGAAGTACGAAAACTCATGCATCACTCGAGAGTAAAATCTTCTGGTTGTA
The genomic region above belongs to Carya illinoinensis cultivar Pawnee chromosome 4, C.illinoinensisPawnee_v1, whole genome shotgun sequence and contains:
- the LOC122306628 gene encoding lamin-like protein, with the protein product MEGVKRGTVYGPLTMAVVMMCAVVVMVPGVSATRWTVGANMGWTTNVNYTIWAQDKHFYNGDWLFFVYDRNQMNVLEVNKTDYETCNSDHPLHNWTTGAGRDVIPLNVTRHYYIISGKGFCYGGMKLAIRVENLPPPPTSTPLNEKSSSPSLTSRSKIVLPMVFAIGAVWDAFLRFRY
- the LOC122307876 gene encoding lamin-like protein, translated to MEGLARKGGAFKGIMVVLMIMGWQTCALAILIRVGGVQGWNQNVNYTVWSSHQHIYVGDWLYFIFDKHYYNVLEVNKTSYENCNDQGFINNITRGGRDVFQVKEARPYYFLSSGGYCYHGMKVAVNVEDQAPVPSPAPASAQNENASPTNKPAPLILISITTLSIAFISVGGLLLKP
- the LOC122306179 gene encoding pentatricopeptide repeat-containing protein At3g24000, mitochondrial-like — encoded protein: MRVSTTAGSYDFKHHIRASQANPPSLEDFQKICSSVTRWNQISWNAAIAGFSNLGYVEESLKCFFEMRQGVIDVDFFTFTSVLKAVGIISALEEGKQIHALIFKSGHAANLYVQNGLIAMYARCGIIDDSKRVFFSGGKHDVISWNSMLSGCAHHGYGIETVQLFEQMRRTNIKPNSTTFLIVLTACSHAGLWVKGLEYFNLMINDELVEPPKLEHYATILDHFGRAGNLKEAEAIINSMPIDPGPSVYKALLSACRVHGNKEIAPRSAKKLLELCPNDPATYVLLSNVLVTWGYWDDAAEVRKLMHHSRVKSSGCSYSWIRVNKW